In Mariluticola halotolerans, one DNA window encodes the following:
- a CDS encoding GMC family oxidoreductase — MPHTTLEHLHPDFLIIGGGSAGAVLAARLSENPHFNIVLIEAGPDLTLETMPEEVRSTYPGKSYFNSAFLQPNLKARFGDVASKGNSARAASRYEQARLLGGGSSINGMLGNRGAPTDYDNWAAEGAQGWNWEEVLPYFRKLEHDLDFDDEWHGKDGPIPVRRQKEQSISGFARTVIQSIEDDGFEAIADQNGAWRDGVMRPASTSGTDEVRASTATCYLTPAVRARSNLTILTDTRVEKLVVEQGEVVGAEFGGRQIKANQTILACGAIGTPALLMRSGIGPAQVLKRAGVDVVASREGVGANLREHPAVGISCFVQPHARHRHLDRNHVHAHLRFSSKLEDCPPGDMRMALLSRSAWHDVGEQLGTFYLWVDKSYSEGFVRITSREADAPPEIDFRLLSDRRDLVRLKEGFRRMARIALDPKLDSVRREVFPTAYTARVRAVSQPTYWNMLQTRIFAHILDFVSFARPHLIKSLIAPKKLHDLLNDDTALEDYLQSVVIGVWHACGTCRMGDAEDPMAVTDSHGRVHAVPGLRICDASLMPSIPCANTNVPTIMIAERIADLIKTERNSASQTAKASAS, encoded by the coding sequence TTGCCTCATACGACGCTTGAACATTTGCACCCGGATTTTCTGATCATCGGCGGCGGCTCCGCCGGGGCTGTGCTTGCTGCGCGGCTAAGCGAAAACCCGCATTTCAACATCGTATTGATTGAAGCCGGACCAGACCTCACGCTCGAAACCATGCCGGAAGAAGTCCGTTCGACCTATCCCGGCAAATCCTATTTCAATTCCGCGTTCCTCCAACCCAATCTTAAGGCCCGGTTTGGCGACGTGGCATCAAAAGGCAACAGCGCACGGGCGGCGTCACGCTACGAACAGGCCCGGCTTTTGGGTGGTGGCTCATCGATCAACGGCATGTTGGGCAATCGCGGTGCCCCAACAGATTATGACAACTGGGCGGCTGAAGGCGCACAAGGCTGGAACTGGGAAGAAGTCCTGCCATATTTTCGCAAACTGGAGCACGACCTCGATTTTGATGACGAATGGCATGGTAAAGACGGGCCAATTCCTGTCAGGCGCCAGAAAGAACAAAGCATTTCGGGATTTGCCCGCACGGTTATTCAGTCGATCGAAGATGACGGGTTCGAAGCCATAGCCGACCAGAATGGTGCCTGGCGGGATGGTGTGATGCGGCCTGCGTCAACGTCCGGCACCGACGAGGTGCGGGCCTCCACGGCCACCTGCTACCTCACGCCGGCCGTGCGCGCACGCTCAAACCTCACCATTTTGACAGATACGCGCGTTGAAAAGCTTGTCGTTGAGCAAGGTGAAGTCGTCGGAGCCGAATTTGGAGGCAGACAGATAAAGGCCAACCAGACCATTCTGGCATGCGGCGCAATTGGCACCCCGGCTCTTTTGATGCGCAGCGGTATTGGCCCCGCTCAGGTTCTCAAACGCGCCGGGGTCGATGTGGTGGCCAGCCGCGAAGGGGTTGGGGCCAATCTGCGGGAGCATCCGGCTGTCGGCATAAGCTGTTTCGTGCAACCCCACGCGCGCCATCGCCATCTCGATCGCAATCACGTCCACGCGCATTTGCGTTTTTCCTCGAAACTGGAAGACTGCCCGCCCGGCGATATGCGCATGGCGCTGTTGTCGCGCTCGGCCTGGCACGATGTCGGCGAGCAATTGGGCACATTCTACCTATGGGTAGACAAGAGCTACTCTGAGGGCTTTGTGCGAATTACCTCGCGTGAAGCAGACGCCCCGCCTGAAATAGATTTCCGTCTGCTTTCCGATCGCCGCGACCTTGTTCGTCTCAAGGAGGGCTTCAGACGAATGGCCCGGATTGCATTGGACCCAAAGCTCGATTCAGTCCGGCGCGAGGTCTTCCCCACGGCCTATACCGCGCGGGTGCGCGCCGTCTCGCAACCGACCTATTGGAACATGCTGCAAACCAGAATCTTTGCACACATACTCGATTTCGTAAGCTTCGCACGGCCTCACCTCATCAAGAGCCTGATCGCCCCCAAAAAATTACACGATCTTTTAAACGACGATACTGCGTTGGAAGACTATCTCCAAAGCGTTGTCATTGGCGTCTGGCACGCCTGTGGCACATGTCGAATGGGAGATGCCGAAGACCCCATGGCTGTCACCGATTCACACGGCCGGGTCCACGCCGTGCCGGGTCTGCGCATATGTGACGCTTCATTGATGCCCTCAATCCCCTGCGCCAACACAAATGTCCCAACAATCATGATCGCTGAACGCATTGCGGATCTCATCAAAACTGAGCGCAACTCGGCAAGTCAAACAGCAAAAGCAAGCGCATCCTGA
- a CDS encoding ArsR/SmtB family transcription factor — protein MSAKVLVVDPSEHPEIIKGLASEVRISILKLLRGGDERNVNQIADELGLPQSTVSSNLQILEDVGLITTNSMKARKGSQKVCRTAFTEILVGFRDEIAADDDNAIEVAMPLGLYTGCEITGPCGLCSAEGVIGLLDVPDTFLEPERMKAGLLWFTRGYVEYQFPNNTKLNRSRPTALEFSMELSSEVPGTDANWPSDIFIQVNGVDVGTWTSPGDFGDKRGVYTPDWWKLKGSQYGKLKNWRINGDGSFVDGIKISDVTLDDLLVDQHRSIRLRIGVKEDAEHPGGINIFGRGFGNYDQDIVLRILV, from the coding sequence ATGAGCGCAAAAGTACTGGTTGTTGATCCTTCCGAGCATCCCGAGATCATCAAGGGGCTGGCAAGTGAAGTGCGCATCTCTATCCTCAAGCTGCTGCGGGGAGGTGACGAGCGTAACGTCAATCAAATTGCAGACGAACTCGGGCTTCCGCAGTCTACGGTATCGTCCAATTTGCAGATCCTTGAGGATGTTGGCCTTATTACGACCAACTCGATGAAAGCCCGCAAAGGCAGCCAAAAGGTTTGCCGGACTGCCTTCACCGAAATCCTCGTGGGCTTTCGTGATGAAATCGCCGCCGATGATGATAACGCGATTGAGGTGGCTATGCCGCTCGGCCTTTATACCGGATGCGAAATTACCGGTCCATGCGGGTTGTGTTCAGCGGAGGGCGTCATTGGTCTGTTGGACGTTCCGGACACATTTCTCGAGCCAGAACGTATGAAAGCGGGGCTTTTGTGGTTTACCCGCGGCTATGTCGAATATCAGTTTCCCAACAATACCAAGTTGAACCGGTCGCGTCCCACAGCGCTTGAGTTTTCGATGGAGCTGAGTTCTGAAGTGCCGGGAACGGATGCAAACTGGCCCTCTGACATCTTTATCCAGGTGAATGGTGTGGATGTGGGAACCTGGACGTCACCGGGAGATTTCGGGGATAAGCGCGGGGTTTATACGCCAGACTGGTGGAAGCTCAAAGGGTCCCAATACGGCAAGTTGAAGAACTGGCGCATCAATGGCGATGGCAGCTTTGTCGACGGCATCAAGATATCCGATGTGACGCTTGATGACCTGCTTGTTGATCAACACCGTTCTATCCGGCTTCGCATTGGCGTGAAGGAAGATGCCGAGCATCCCGGCGGCATAAATATCTTTGGCCGTGGCTTCGGCAATTACGATCAGGATATCGTTTTGCGCATCCTTGTGTAG
- a CDS encoding arabinosylfuranosidase ArfA, with protein sequence MKAHVTAHARYIISDIDKRLYGSFLEHLGRAVYTGIYEPDHPTADENGMRGDVLELVRGLDTPVCRYPGGNFVSAYNWEDGIGPKAERPTRLDLAWHTSESNQVGIHEFADWAELANTEMMLAVNLGSRGLDDARNFVEYVNHPGGSYWSDLRKKNGRADPWDVRLWCLGNEMDGPWQVGHKSAAEYGHLANETAKAIRAFDEKLELVVCGSSHSEMPSFPQWEATVLDETYEQVDYISLHMYFENYEKNTTEYLALPEKLDRYIGTVGGVIDYVKSKKRAKNDVKISFDEWNVWYHERKNDAERMKNWGWPHAPALLEDIYNFEDVLQVGCILNTFIRRSDLVRIACIAQLVNVIAPIMTAPGGAAWKQTIYYPFQFASLYGRGTALQLDVECMSYNADVASNVSYLDISGVHDADAGVMTFFAVNRHGEEPMDINLSLEGFGAAKSVEHTLIKHDDLEATNTEKNPENVKPETKTGATLDNNKLSLTVPAYSYSMIRVQF encoded by the coding sequence GTGAAAGCTCACGTTACGGCGCATGCGCGCTACATTATATCGGATATCGACAAGCGGCTCTATGGGTCCTTTCTCGAGCACCTTGGCCGCGCGGTTTATACCGGCATTTACGAACCCGACCACCCAACAGCAGATGAAAACGGCATGCGTGGCGATGTTCTTGAACTCGTGCGCGGCCTTGATACGCCTGTGTGCCGCTATCCGGGTGGCAATTTCGTGTCGGCCTATAACTGGGAGGACGGGATCGGTCCGAAGGCTGAGCGGCCGACACGGCTCGATCTTGCCTGGCACACCTCAGAAAGCAATCAGGTCGGCATTCACGAATTTGCGGATTGGGCCGAACTGGCAAATACGGAAATGATGCTTGCGGTAAATCTTGGTTCCCGCGGCCTCGATGATGCCCGCAATTTTGTCGAGTATGTCAACCATCCCGGCGGCAGCTACTGGTCGGACTTGCGCAAGAAAAATGGCCGCGCCGACCCCTGGGATGTCCGGCTGTGGTGCCTTGGCAATGAAATGGATGGTCCCTGGCAGGTGGGGCACAAGAGTGCAGCCGAATATGGTCATCTGGCCAATGAAACGGCGAAGGCGATACGTGCTTTCGACGAAAAGCTTGAGCTGGTGGTTTGCGGTTCCTCACATTCAGAAATGCCGTCCTTCCCGCAATGGGAGGCGACAGTTCTTGATGAGACCTATGAGCAGGTCGACTATATTTCCCTGCACATGTATTTCGAGAATTACGAGAAAAACACCACTGAATATCTCGCGCTGCCTGAAAAACTTGATCGCTATATCGGAACGGTCGGCGGCGTTATCGATTATGTGAAATCCAAGAAACGGGCCAAGAACGACGTCAAGATTTCATTCGACGAATGGAACGTCTGGTATCACGAGCGCAAAAATGATGCCGAGCGGATGAAAAACTGGGGTTGGCCCCATGCGCCGGCGCTGCTCGAAGATATTTACAACTTTGAGGACGTATTGCAGGTCGGGTGCATTCTCAACACTTTCATCCGTCGCTCGGACCTCGTGCGCATCGCCTGCATTGCGCAGCTGGTGAACGTGATTGCCCCGATCATGACGGCGCCGGGCGGCGCTGCCTGGAAGCAGACAATATACTATCCGTTCCAGTTTGCCTCGCTTTACGGACGCGGCACTGCGCTGCAGCTTGATGTCGAGTGCATGTCCTACAATGCCGATGTGGCATCAAATGTCAGCTATCTCGACATCTCTGGCGTGCATGACGCGGACGCTGGCGTGATGACATTTTTTGCAGTGAACCGGCATGGCGAGGAGCCGATGGATATCAACCTGTCGCTCGAAGGATTTGGTGCGGCAAAGTCTGTCGAGCATACCCTTATCAAGCACGACGACCTGGAGGCGACGAATACTGAAAAGAACCCCGAGAATGTGAAGCCCGAAACAAAGACCGGAGCGACGCTCGACAATAACAAGCTCAGCCTCACGGTTCCTGCTTATTCGTATTCGATGATCCGGGTTCAATTTTAG
- a CDS encoding extracellular solute-binding protein has translation MSSAAIAEETVVWWDFLGGGDGVRMKQMISDFNAAHEGEITIDATTLEWGVPFYSKVQTSVAVGEAPDIMTYHASRIPLAVEQGVLQEITADDMSKMGLNKSDYADATYDAVSIDGKQYAVPIDTHPIVLYYNKDLLAAAGMLTEDGRPKGMDSREAFTATLKALKDNGVQFPLGSVTADGNFMFRTIYSLMGQQDGELMTDGEFLAGDNAAKLENALSVLQEWTNEGLQSTYTDYPATVALFTSGEAAMMINGVWEVPTMADAYSNGTLFEWGAVELPVIFDHPSTYADSHTFAIPANQGGETSDAKHAAVLEVISWISKNSLFWATAGHIPAYGPVTASAEYQAMEPNATYSSLTANMIFDPKTPLAGVAGPIFDVMSSYFVPTLNGEMSPAEAVEEIKYELNDM, from the coding sequence ATGTCTTCGGCGGCGATTGCCGAGGAGACCGTGGTGTGGTGGGATTTCCTGGGCGGTGGTGACGGCGTGCGCATGAAGCAGATGATTTCTGACTTCAACGCTGCGCACGAAGGTGAAATCACAATTGATGCGACAACGCTGGAATGGGGCGTGCCGTTCTATTCCAAGGTTCAGACCTCGGTGGCTGTCGGTGAAGCGCCTGACATCATGACCTACCATGCCAGCCGTATTCCGCTGGCCGTGGAGCAAGGGGTTCTGCAGGAAATTACTGCGGATGACATGTCCAAGATGGGTTTGAACAAAAGCGATTATGCTGATGCGACCTATGATGCTGTCAGTATCGATGGCAAGCAGTATGCAGTGCCAATCGATACGCACCCGATCGTTCTTTACTACAACAAGGATCTTTTGGCAGCCGCCGGCATGCTCACCGAAGACGGACGGCCAAAAGGGATGGATTCCCGCGAGGCCTTTACGGCGACTTTGAAGGCCTTGAAGGATAACGGTGTCCAGTTCCCGCTCGGCAGTGTTACGGCGGACGGTAACTTCATGTTCCGGACGATCTACTCGCTTATGGGTCAGCAGGACGGCGAGTTGATGACCGATGGCGAATTCCTTGCTGGTGACAATGCCGCCAAGCTGGAAAATGCCTTGTCGGTTTTGCAGGAATGGACCAATGAGGGGTTGCAGTCGACCTATACCGATTACCCGGCAACGGTTGCACTGTTCACCTCGGGCGAAGCTGCGATGATGATCAATGGTGTCTGGGAAGTACCCACCATGGCGGATGCCTATAGTAATGGCACGCTGTTTGAATGGGGTGCTGTGGAACTGCCGGTGATCTTCGATCATCCCTCGACCTATGCCGACAGCCACACGTTCGCTATTCCGGCCAATCAGGGCGGTGAAACAAGCGATGCCAAGCATGCCGCTGTTCTGGAAGTCATCAGCTGGATCTCCAAGAACTCGTTGTTCTGGGCGACAGCAGGTCACATTCCTGCCTATGGTCCGGTTACCGCGTCTGCCGAGTATCAGGCCATGGAGCCCAATGCGACTTATTCCAGCCTGACGGCAAACATGATCTTCGATCCGAAGACGCCTCTGGCAGGTGTTGCAGGACCGATCTTTGATGTGATGTCGAGCTATTTCGTGCCAACGCTGAACGGGGAAATGTCCCCCGCCGAAGCGGTTGAAGAAATCAAGTACGAACTCAACGACATGTAA
- a CDS encoding carbohydrate ABC transporter permease: MLRNRRIEGLMALALISPFLAIYGLVFVYPTIKMFMLSFTDAPLIGAGDWVGLENYERLPRDRRFHTSLWNTFYFIVLTVIPGTLIALAIALGVSRLKGWLQSFVLALFFLPYILPVSVVYLIWDWTLNFQFGIAMHLLDWLGLDRVPVTKSTDWFMPAIGVVTIWWTAGFSILLLLAARRAIPVEIYEAASLDNSGGWSTFSRITWPLMWPVTALVLTIQLILQMKIFDQVYLFSQGGRPNDNMVLVYYVFQRAFQSNQGGRAAAVAVVLFFIVIVVSVMNFQLTRLSRGRDK; this comes from the coding sequence ATGCTCAGAAACCGGCGTATAGAAGGATTGATGGCACTTGCGTTGATTTCGCCATTCCTGGCGATTTACGGGCTCGTGTTCGTCTATCCGACGATCAAGATGTTCATGCTCAGCTTTACCGATGCGCCCCTGATTGGCGCCGGAGACTGGGTGGGGCTGGAAAATTACGAACGCTTGCCGCGTGACCGGCGTTTCCACACGTCCCTTTGGAACACTTTCTATTTCATTGTCCTGACCGTTATTCCCGGTACGCTGATTGCCCTAGCTATTGCGCTCGGCGTCAGCCGTCTCAAGGGCTGGCTGCAGTCCTTTGTGCTGGCCCTGTTCTTCCTGCCCTATATCCTGCCTGTTTCGGTGGTCTATCTCATCTGGGACTGGACACTCAATTTCCAGTTCGGCATTGCCATGCATCTGCTGGACTGGCTGGGTCTGGACCGCGTGCCGGTGACCAAATCGACAGACTGGTTCATGCCAGCGATTGGTGTTGTTACCATCTGGTGGACTGCCGGCTTCTCAATTCTTTTGTTGCTTGCCGCCCGGCGCGCCATCCCGGTGGAAATTTATGAAGCGGCGTCGCTGGATAATTCCGGCGGTTGGTCGACGTTCTCGCGGATTACCTGGCCTTTGATGTGGCCGGTCACCGCGCTCGTGCTGACAATTCAGCTCATCTTGCAAATGAAGATATTCGATCAGGTCTACCTGTTCTCGCAAGGTGGGCGTCCAAACGACAATATGGTTCTGGTCTATTACGTTTTCCAGCGGGCCTTTCAATCCAATCAAGGTGGGCGTGCCGCCGCAGTGGCCGTGGTTCTGTTCTTCATCGTGATTGTGGTGTCGGTCATGAACTTCCAGCTCACACGGCTTTCGAGAGGGCGCGACAAATGA
- a CDS encoding carbohydrate ABC transporter permease produces MKTQTVLRLNIAGLIITLLTVAAALVWAFPLYWGVISSLKPEDEVVRPYVELWPETLTFSHYIFALTQTQIGVWYINSIATALGVTVLTVSSSLLCGYAISQLEFPLRKSFWWLILASFMVPTQTLIINHFELIASMKLLNSWAGIILPQLIHPVIIIVYKQFFDNVPKDFREAAVMDNASEWRILTRIYIPMNWGVTTALSIVVFIWSWNAFLWPFLAVTKTEMMTITVGITQVNDSFGVYYARELSAAVLAGLPVALAYLIFQRKVTQAVTLSAGIKG; encoded by the coding sequence ATGAAAACGCAAACCGTATTGCGGCTGAACATAGCCGGGCTCATCATCACCTTGCTCACGGTTGCGGCGGCGCTTGTCTGGGCTTTTCCGCTTTATTGGGGGGTAATCTCTTCTTTGAAACCCGAAGATGAGGTGGTGCGGCCCTATGTGGAACTTTGGCCGGAGACGCTGACATTTTCGCATTACATCTTTGCGTTGACCCAGACCCAGATCGGGGTTTGGTACATCAACTCAATTGCAACCGCGCTCGGCGTGACCGTGTTGACCGTCAGTTCATCATTGCTGTGCGGTTACGCAATTTCGCAGCTGGAGTTCCCGCTGCGCAAGTCCTTCTGGTGGCTGATCCTTGCCAGCTTCATGGTGCCGACGCAGACACTCATCATCAATCATTTCGAGTTGATCGCCAGCATGAAATTGCTCAACAGCTGGGCGGGTATCATCCTGCCGCAGTTGATTCACCCGGTGATCATTATCGTTTACAAGCAGTTCTTCGATAACGTGCCCAAGGACTTCCGGGAAGCGGCGGTGATGGACAATGCCTCTGAATGGCGCATTCTGACGCGGATCTATATTCCGATGAACTGGGGTGTGACCACGGCGCTTTCGATCGTTGTGTTCATCTGGTCATGGAACGCTTTTCTCTGGCCATTCCTGGCGGTGACCAAAACCGAAATGATGACGATTACCGTCGGTATTACGCAGGTAAACGATTCATTTGGCGTCTATTATGCGCGTGAACTTTCGGCGGCTGTACTTGCCGGTTTGCCTGTCGCGCTGGCCTATCTCATCTTCCAGCGGAAGGTGACGCAGGCGGTTACGTTGTCGGCAGGTATCAAGGGCTAG
- a CDS encoding ABC transporter ATP-binding protein — MAAIELSAVSKSFGPVKVIDEVSLRVESGELVVFLGPSGSGKSTLLRMIAGLETIDSGSLLIDGNPSEQLPPGQRGVAMVFQNYALYPHMTVRENMAFGLRNIGLDASTIDTRVQKAATTLEMTELLARRPSQLSGGQRQRVAIGRAIVKEPKAFLFDEPLSNLDAALRVRTRVELAELHQRMQATMIYVTHDQTEAMTLADRIVVLNDRRIEQIGTPMEVYLRPQSRFVAGFVGSPGMNFMHAEVDTASNTVARLGNGSELPLSLKVPSSGAYELGIRPEGVRVTSSNDDATSAQAKAGVVERLGERTLVYCTLDDGTELIAQDTGRSEIAPGDRINIGFDTTAVHLFDQAGQAYHVN; from the coding sequence ATGGCAGCAATTGAATTATCCGCAGTGTCGAAAAGCTTCGGTCCGGTAAAGGTCATAGACGAAGTTTCCTTGCGGGTAGAGTCTGGCGAATTGGTCGTTTTTCTGGGCCCGTCCGGATCCGGAAAATCCACCTTGCTGCGCATGATCGCCGGCCTCGAAACCATTGATAGCGGCAGCCTGTTGATCGACGGGAATCCAAGCGAGCAGCTGCCGCCGGGTCAGCGTGGTGTTGCCATGGTCTTCCAGAATTATGCGCTTTACCCGCATATGACGGTGCGCGAAAACATGGCCTTCGGCCTGCGCAATATCGGGCTCGATGCCAGCACAATCGATACGCGGGTTCAAAAAGCTGCAACCACCCTCGAAATGACCGAATTGCTGGCGCGCCGCCCCTCCCAACTCTCCGGCGGCCAGCGGCAGCGCGTCGCCATTGGCCGGGCCATCGTCAAAGAACCCAAGGCCTTCCTGTTCGACGAACCGCTGTCCAACCTGGACGCCGCCCTGCGGGTGCGCACGCGCGTCGAGCTTGCCGAATTGCATCAGCGCATGCAGGCGACCATGATTTATGTGACCCACGACCAGACAGAAGCCATGACCCTTGCCGACCGGATTGTCGTTTTGAACGACCGCCGGATCGAGCAGATCGGCACACCGATGGAAGTCTATCTAAGGCCGCAATCGCGCTTTGTCGCGGGCTTTGTCGGCAGTCCCGGCATGAATTTCATGCATGCGGAGGTCGATACCGCTTCAAACACCGTAGCACGGCTTGGCAATGGCTCCGAACTACCGCTCAGCCTCAAGGTGCCCAGCTCCGGCGCCTACGAACTGGGCATTCGTCCAGAAGGCGTTCGGGTCACCTCCTCCAATGACGACGCCACAAGCGCACAGGCAAAAGCCGGCGTGGTGGAACGCTTAGGCGAGCGCACACTCGTTTACTGCACACTTGACGATGGCACTGAACTGATTGCCCAGGATACCGGCCGCTCCGAAATTGCCCCGGGGGACCGGATCAATATCGGCTTCGATACAACGGCCGTTCACCTGTTCGATCAGGCAGGCCAAGCCTACCACGTCAACTGA
- a CDS encoding enoyl-CoA hydratase/isomerase family protein: MAERQVFASAFARLDCYRSGGQKWGGIVDLKSILEHKWRNFVLSCEDKILTVQLNTEGFERNDFNGAVIAELAELAVLLHRNIEFNVVLLCGRADVFSAGSDPQDFRSRFSAPTLLERRRDVMPGADMIEAWSKIEAITIAAIDGRCRGAACVLSIVCDFRIMGEGVEFFFPEVPNGMILGWGAIPRLTALVGPSRCKQMVMFGDAIDAKTSADWGLADEIAPAGEALAVGKRWAQKVAQLPALAVRMTKESVDTHSTALQAMSATADRNRYLLAGQVRVGLMS; encoded by the coding sequence TTGGCAGAACGTCAAGTTTTTGCCAGCGCGTTTGCGCGCCTCGATTGCTATAGATCAGGCGGTCAGAAATGGGGTGGTATTGTGGATCTTAAAAGCATTCTCGAACACAAATGGCGCAATTTTGTCTTGTCATGCGAGGACAAAATTCTCACGGTTCAGCTCAATACCGAAGGCTTTGAGCGCAACGATTTCAACGGCGCGGTAATTGCCGAACTGGCAGAGCTTGCCGTGCTCTTGCACCGCAACATCGAGTTCAACGTTGTTTTGCTGTGTGGCCGCGCCGATGTGTTTTCGGCCGGCAGCGATCCGCAAGATTTCCGCAGCCGCTTTTCCGCGCCCACCCTGCTGGAAAGACGCCGGGACGTCATGCCGGGCGCGGACATGATCGAGGCCTGGAGCAAAATTGAAGCCATCACTATTGCCGCCATCGACGGGCGCTGCCGGGGCGCGGCCTGCGTGCTCTCGATTGTCTGCGATTTCCGCATCATGGGTGAAGGTGTTGAGTTTTTCTTTCCCGAAGTGCCCAACGGTATGATCTTGGGCTGGGGCGCAATCCCGCGTCTCACCGCGCTGGTCGGCCCGTCCCGCTGCAAGCAGATGGTGATGTTCGGTGACGCTATCGACGCGAAAACCAGCGCCGACTGGGGCCTGGCCGACGAAATCGCCCCGGCGGGCGAAGCCCTGGCCGTGGGCAAGCGCTGGGCGCAAAAAGTCGCGCAATTGCCAGCCCTTGCGGTGCGCATGACCAAGGAATCGGTCGACACCCACAGCACCGCCCTGCAAGCCATGTCCGCCACCGCCGACCGCAACCGCTATCTCCTGGCCGGCCAGGTCCGCGTCGGCCTTATGTCGTAA